A window of Sulfurimonas gotlandica GD1 contains these coding sequences:
- a CDS encoding bifunctional 2-C-methyl-D-erythritol 4-phosphate cytidylyltransferase/2-C-methyl-D-erythritol 2,4-cyclodiphosphate synthase produces MAETTLILLAAGNSSRFLCDAKKQWLRIGHEPLWQYVARKCVETKLFDKIIITSSSDDIEFMRSYDSFTFVEGSTTRQSSLNNALKEVESEYVLVSDIARSCISEEFLKKIISKKGEADCIVPYLKVSDTIVYDNETIDRDKVKRIQTPQLSKTSVLKDSLNTNTEFTDESSAIVANGGSREFILGENEANKITFIKDLNQLSCLSKPSNDILSGTGFDVHAFDESKDMYLCGVKIDSDFGFKAHSDGDVAIHALIDALLGAAGMGDIGMMFPDSSDEYKNIDSKILLQRVVNKIYNFGFVIVNVDLTIAAQTPRIGKYKLQMRKTIAEILNCESSRVNIKATTTEKLGFIGRSEGVGVIANANLKYFDWTKI; encoded by the coding sequence TTGGCTGAAACAACACTTATATTACTTGCTGCTGGCAATTCTAGTCGCTTTCTTTGCGATGCTAAGAAACAGTGGCTTCGTATTGGACATGAGCCTTTATGGCAATATGTCGCCCGTAAGTGTGTAGAAACTAAACTTTTCGATAAAATCATTATCACTTCATCAAGTGACGATATTGAGTTTATGAGAAGTTACGATTCTTTTACTTTTGTAGAAGGTTCTACCACTAGACAAAGTTCTTTAAATAATGCTTTAAAAGAAGTTGAGAGCGAATATGTTCTTGTTAGTGATATAGCAAGATCTTGCATCAGCGAAGAGTTTTTGAAAAAAATCATCTCTAAAAAAGGTGAAGCTGACTGTATTGTTCCTTACTTAAAAGTTAGTGATACTATTGTATACGATAATGAGACTATAGACAGAGACAAGGTAAAGAGAATTCAAACTCCTCAGCTATCAAAGACTTCAGTTTTAAAAGATTCTCTTAATACTAATACCGAATTCACTGATGAGAGTAGTGCCATCGTAGCAAATGGTGGTTCAAGAGAGTTTATACTTGGCGAGAACGAAGCTAATAAAATCACTTTTATTAAAGATTTAAACCAACTATCATGTTTATCAAAGCCATCAAATGATATTCTTAGTGGTACAGGCTTTGATGTTCATGCTTTTGATGAGAGCAAAGATATGTATTTGTGTGGCGTTAAAATAGATTCTGACTTTGGATTTAAAGCCCATAGTGATGGTGATGTCGCCATTCATGCCTTAATAGACGCTCTTTTGGGTGCAGCTGGTATGGGTGACATTGGTATGATGTTCCCAGACAGCAGTGATGAGTATAAAAATATAGACTCAAAAATTCTACTTCAAAGAGTTGTTAATAAAATATACAACTTTGGTTTTGTTATTGTAAATGTTGATTTAACAATAGCAGCTCAGACGCCAAGGATTGGCAAGTACAAATTACAAATGAGAAAAACAATTGCAGAGATTTTAAACTGCGAAAGCTCACGAGTAAATATAAAAGCTACAACAACTGAAAAGCTTGGCTTCATAGGTCGAAGTGAAGGCGTTGGGGTTATTGCGAATGCAAATTTAAAATATTTTGATTGGACAAAAATTTGA
- a CDS encoding response regulator, protein MKILIIENEVYLAQSIATKLGELGHVCEMCTSTRDAIKSNNYDVVLLSTNINGQDFNPVIETFKKSIIILMVSYISNDTVSKPLSAGAKDYILKPFMIEELIRKIDHYQDYEKLKKRDAAYKKYLTHSFSTVTHEYNHDIIDLPIFISSSFQKYSDAFAFEHAYKKDLPIHFITLSDPKAMSEIESLNQDAILYIIDYQTLKKGDKKAFCSLITNKKVIVSSTDKIENVEHQVLEIKSDNNIFDQGDILPIEDYVKYIVLNYQYKFPDIELSKKLGISRKSLWEKRKKYDIIKKK, encoded by the coding sequence TTGAAAATACTAATTATAGAAAATGAAGTTTATTTAGCGCAGAGTATTGCTACAAAGTTAGGCGAGTTAGGTCATGTATGTGAAATGTGTACATCTACAAGAGACGCTATAAAGAGTAATAATTATGATGTTGTTTTACTTTCCACAAACATCAATGGTCAAGATTTCAACCCTGTTATTGAGACATTCAAAAAATCTATTATTATCTTAATGGTTTCATATATTTCTAACGATACAGTCTCAAAACCACTTAGTGCCGGTGCGAAAGACTACATTCTAAAACCATTTATGATTGAAGAGCTCATAAGAAAGATAGATCACTATCAAGATTATGAAAAACTAAAGAAAAGAGATGCTGCTTATAAGAAATATCTAACTCACTCTTTTTCTACGGTAACACATGAGTATAATCATGATATTATAGATCTTCCTATTTTTATCTCATCTTCATTTCAAAAGTATTCAGATGCTTTTGCATTTGAGCATGCATATAAAAAAGATTTACCGATTCACTTTATCACGCTTAGTGATCCTAAAGCTATGAGTGAAATAGAGTCGTTGAACCAAGATGCAATTTTGTATATTATAGATTATCAAACTCTTAAAAAAGGTGATAAGAAAGCTTTCTGTTCTCTTATAACTAATAAAAAAGTTATTGTATCTAGTACAGATAAGATAGAAAATGTTGAGCATCAAGTTTTAGAGATAAAAAGTGACAACAATATTTTTGACCAGGGAGACATACTACCGATAGAGGATTATGTTAAGTATATTGTTCTTAACTATCAATACAAGTTTCCAGATATTGAACTATCAAAGAAACTAGGAATTAGCAGAAAAAGTTTATGGGAAAAACGAAAAAAATATGACATCATCAAGAAAAAATAA